From the Pseudobacteriovorax antillogorgiicola genome, the window AAACTTTTTGTACCAATGCGCGATACGTGACAGTCTACATAGATGTTATGATGGAGAAACCCTTGGGCGAGGAAGTCGATTTCAACCCGTGCCAGTATCAGGGGAATTCTCTCTCCATCGCCAAAAATCGAGATACCAAGCACATCCTGACAAAAGCGTGTGCGGCAGTTCTCAGAATAAGTCAAATAGACTGCATTATTGATATGTCCCAAGTTATCGGTGTCGCGGAA encodes:
- a CDS encoding acyl-CoA thioesterase, which gives rise to MKTYRYPVEVRFRDTDNLGHINNAVYLTYSENCRTRFCQDVLGISIFGDGERIPLILARVEIDFLAQGFLHHNIYVDCHVSRIGTKSFNQVYEIKTENEILARSTAVLVWYDFDQDKSVPLPDETKEALKAYMFGGDS